From Trichoplusia ni isolate ovarian cell line Hi5 chromosome 11, tn1, whole genome shotgun sequence, the proteins below share one genomic window:
- the LOC113499102 gene encoding zinc finger protein 774-like → MEAALPHFHRLTSSRFYQQYAAPPVRISSNYLHDLIPQQHPTLLQQYLAYYNEPLVPLDLSLKSTTPITPPCTPPPSQKRKITDDTKPEKSPKIFRHFEDNDSKETPEDKPEKRKLEDDNSNDSESPEAKKLKFTKQFFDELKTCLPQEEETPSKSGRSSPDVVEIKDLEERPKKSPKPTTQPLKKSKAVRRLMFDEDKTSPVSGTIIRDLAEDETLVVRKGDIDPAFNVVEVTDEAKALIAAIENRLGRYICRLCRRLYSDAFALAQHRCSRIVHIEYRCPECDKVFNCPANLASHRRWHKPRVPGAVKRREPQTTDAGRFPCQRCGKLFRRQAYLRKHMLAHEQPESEPEKEPSAFRQVHAEYPAYPPETLRDANFNTFWNKIPPPPQELSWEGVRPRCGSSCSSEDSRSLDVTGSEDEGGGVGVSEGGDG, encoded by the exons ATGGAGGCAGCGTTGCCGCATTTTCATCGTTTGACTTCGTCGCGGTTTTACCAGCAGTATGCGGCGCCGCCGGTGCGGATCTCCAGCAACTACCTCCACGACCTCATTCCCCAACAGCACCCGACCCTCCTGCAGCAGTACCTGGCCTACTACAATGAACCTCTCGTACCCCTCGACCTGTCTCTCAAATCAACCACTCCGATCACCCCTCCATGCACGCCGCCACCCTcgcaaaaacgaaaaataactgACGATACCAAGCCTGAAAAATCCCCGAAAATATTTCGACATTTCGAAGATAATGACAGTAAGGAAACCCCCGAAGACAAaccagaaaaaagaaaacttgaaGATGACAATTCGAACGATAGCGAGAGTCCCGAAgctaagaaattaaaattcacCAAACAATTTTTCGATGAACTCAAAACATGTTTACCGCAAGAAGAGGAGACTCCATCAAAGAGTGGCAGAAGTTCTCCAGATGTCGTGGAAATAAAAGATTTAGAGGAACGACCCAAAAAGTCCCCGAAACCTACCACTCAGCCGTTAAAGAAAAGCAAAGCAGTTAGACGGCTGATGTTCGATGAAGACAAAACATCTCCTGTCTCCGGTACCATCATACGCGATCTAGCCGAAGACGAAACTCTAGTCGTGCGCAAG GGGGACATTGATCCGGCGTTTAACGTGGTGGAGGTGACTGACGAGGCGAAGGCTTTGATAGCGGCGATAGAGAACAGGCTGGGCCGGTACATCTGCAGGCTGTGTCGGCGACTGTACAGCGACGCGTTCGCGCTGGCTCAGCATCGGTGCTCGAGGATCGTGCACATTGAATACCGATGTCCGGAGTGCGATAAG GTATTCAACTGCCCCGCGAACTTGGCATCTCACCGTCGCTGGCACAAGCCCCGCGTCCCTGGCGCTGTCAAACGGCGTGAACCTCAGACTACCGACGCGGGTCGGTTTCCCTGCCAGCGATGCGGCAAGCTGTTCCGAAGGCAGGCGTATCTGAGGAAGCATATGCTGGCTCATGAACAGCCTGAGAGCGAGCCGGAGAAAGAACCGTCGGCGTTCCGTCAGGTCCATGCGGAGTATCCTGCTTATCCACCG GAAACCCTCCGAGACGCCAACTTCAATACATTCTGGAACAAGATCCCACCACCTCCACAAGAGCTAAGCTGGGAAGGGGTTCGGCCTCGATGCGGGTCGTCCTGCTCGTCTGAAGACTCGAGGAGTCTGGACGTCACGGGTTCGGAGGACGAGGGCGGGGGTGTGGGGGTGTCGGAGGGGGGGGATGGGTGA